TAGGAGAAAATGCCAATAGTGCGGTAATTGTGACAGTTACACCACAGGATTATAAATCCGATTCGCCACTTGCCGGAATAGCGTTCCAAAGAAATTTGGAAGAACGTGCATATCAAATTGGTCAGGGAAATATCCCAGTACAGTGCTATAAAGATTTTTGTGACAATATACCGACAGAAAAACTTGGTGATATACATCCACAGATGAAGGGAAATTATCGTTTAGCTAATGTCCGTGCTATTTTCCCGGATGAACTTGCCAAATCAATTGAACAGGGAATTTTAAATATGGATCATAAAATTCATGGGTTTGCAAGAGAAGATGCATTGTTGTCTGGTGTAGAGAGCAGAACATCATCACCGGTTAAAATTTTACGGGAAGAGTCTTTTGAGAGCACATGTAAAGGTATTTATCCATGTGGAGAAGGTGCAGGATATGCAGGGGGGATTACTTCTGCAGCAATGGATGGAATGAAAGTAGCAGAGGCAATTATAAAAAAATTTAAGCCGTTTTCATCATAAGACGTTACAAAATTTTCACAATTTTTAATTTGGTGAAACTATACATCATTATTTTTTTGTGCTAAAATGAGTCGGTGTATATTATAATTTGTATCATCGGTAGAAAATACCATGGAAAAAATTAAAGAATTAAACACAGAAGAGCGTCCTTATGAAAAGTGTGAAAGATTTGGAGCAAAACATTTAACAAATATTGAATTACTGGCGGTTTTGCTTCGAACCGGAACGAAAGGGGAAAATTCGCTTCAGCTTGCTAAAAAAATATTATATCCAGATTCATTTAAAGGTGGAATTTTAAATATCCATCGCTGGTCATATGAGCAGTTGATTCATATGAAGGGAATCGGGAGAGTAAAGGCAATACAAATTTTGTGTTTATCTGAATTGGCAAAACGTCTTTCAAAAGCTTCGGCAGAAGAAGAATTAAACTTTAATTCTCCTGAATCTATTGCCAGATATTACATGGAAGATTTGCGCCATGAGAAGCAGGAACATATGAAATTATTACTGCTTAATACTAAGACAAAATTAATCGGCGAGACAATTATTTCAAAAGGAACAGTCAATGCAGCTATTATTTCTCCAAGAGAATTATTTATAGAGGCATTGCAAAAAGGTGCCGTTTCTATTATATTGCTTCATAATCATCCAAGTGGAGATCCGACACCGAGCAAAGAGGATATTATCATTACAAAGCAGATACAGGAAGCAGGGGAGCTGCTAGGCGTGAATCTGTTAGATCATATCATTATTGGAAATAATTGTTACGTCAGTATGCGCGAGAAAAAACTTTTTTAATTTAAATTTAGGGGAAGGATAAACAATGGCCGGAAATATTTACGGACTGGATTTGGGCACTTACGAAATTAAAGTATATGATGAAAGAAAAGATGAAATTTGGAAAGAAAAAAGTGCAATTGCAACTAAAAATCAAACAGAGATATTTGCAGTGGGAGATGAAGCGTACGCTATGTACGAGAAGGCACCTCAAAATATCGAGGTACTATTTCCTATGCAGGGAGGCGTAATTGCTCGTTTTTGTGACATGCAGAATCTTTTAGAGAATCTTCTAAGAAAAAGACAATTTTTCGGAAGTGAATATGTGATTGCAATTCCAACTGATATAACAGAGGTTGAAAAAAGAGCTTTTTACGATTTAGTGTATCATTCTTCTGCACGAGCAAAGTCTGTTTCAGTTGTAGAGCGTGGAATCGCAGATGCAATAGGTTGTAAAATAGATGTATATCAGACAGGTGGAGTTATGATATTAAACATGGGTGGAGGAACGATGGAATTAAGTGTTCTTGCATATGGTGGTATTGTAATGAATCGTCTGTTAAAGTTTGGAGGAGAACAATTTGATCAGGAAATCATTAATTTAGTAAGACGAAACCGCGATTTTCTGATAGGAAGAAAAACTGCTGAGCAATTACGCAGGACATTTGGAATATTTAGCGAAGATACGAAATCTAAAATGCAGATTGCCGGAAGGAATTTAATCCTTGGACTTCCACAGCGTACAGATATCTCAATAGGGTTAGTCAGAGCCGCTCTCAAAGAACAGATGGATGATTGCGTTGATGCAATTCAGACAATGATACAACGAATCCCACCGGACGTTCTCAGAGAATTGAAAAAAAACGGAATTTATCTTACCGGTGGGATGGCAAATTTAAGAGGAATTGCAGAATATCTTGAAGAAAGCGTTGGCGTGCGCGTGTCTACAGTAGATTATCCGGAATTGTGCAGCATGAATGGATTAAGAGAGATTATTCAGGACAAAAAGAGATATGGACGCTTGACATATTCAATGTTAGACAAAGGGTATAGGTGGTTAGAATAATTATGAAGAAAACAAAAAAAAATTCTCATAAAAATCGATATTGGCTGTTTGGATTGGCCTTAGTATGTATTTTACTTATGGTGCTGTCTACATTTGCGGACAAAGTACGCGGACCTTTTAAAGTTATGGCGAATGTCACGGTGATTCCGATGCAACAAGGAATCAACCATATCGGTGGATGGCTTGGTGACATGAATGACAACTTTAAAACACTAAAAGAGGTTCAGACAGAGAACAAAAAACTAAAAGAACAGGTGAATGATCTCATTACAGAAAATAATAATCTGCAAGAAGATAAATACGAATTGGAACGTTTGCAGGCACTTTATAAACTTGATCAGAATTACGCTGAATACGAAAAAGTGGGAGCACATGTTATTGGAAAGGATTCCGGAAATTGGTTCAGTACATTTACAATAGATAAAGGAAGCAAGGACGGAATTGAGAAAAATATGAATGTAATTGCCGGAACCGGTCTTGTAGGTATTGTTACAGAAACAGGTCCGACATGGTCAAAGGTACGTGCGATAATAGATGATTCTAGCAACGTAAGTGCCATGGTTTTATCTACATCTGACCGATGCATTGTAGAAGGAGACCTTTCTTTAATGAGTGATGGTAAAATACGATTTGAACAGATGGAAAATAACGATAATACAATTAATGTAGGAGAACAGATTGTTACATCGTATATAAGCGACAAATACTTACAGGGAATTTTGATCGGATATGTAAGTGAAGTGAATGTAGATTCTAATAATCTGACTCGTTCCGGCTATATTACTCCGGCGGTTGATTTTAAAAATCTTCAAGAAGTTCTTGTAATTACAACAAAAAAATCATCTATTACAGAAAATAAGTAAAGGGGCAGGCAATATGAAAAAAAATAAAATCAAACGATTTATTGTAATGGTCGTCATTTTATTTATATCTTATCTTTTACAGTGTACAGTGTTTCAAAAACTAACACTTGCGTCCATAAAACCGAATCTGCTGCTAATTATAACAGCATCTATCGGGTTTATGCGTGGACCAAAAGAAGGCATGTTCCTTGGATTTTTCTCCGGATTATTGATTGATATTCAATTTGGTACAATGCTTGGATTTTACGCATTGATCTATCTTATTGTTGGATATATTAATGGAATGTTTCAGAAAATGTATTATGATGACAATATTAAGCTGCCACTTTGCCTGATTGCAGGAAGTGAACTTTTCTACGGTATTACAGTTTATTTATTTATGTTTATGTTGCGTAGTGAATTTAATTTCTTATATTATTTAAACCATATAATTATTCCGGAACTTATTTATACTATAGCCGTTACTATCGGCTTATATCCATTGATACTTTTTATAAACCATAAATTAGAAGCAGAAGAAAAAAGGAGTGCAAGTAAGTTTGTTTAAGCGATTCATAAAGCGTATAAAAGAAAAGGGACATCAGTTAGTAGAGTCCAGATTATTTATATTGATTCTGTTATTTATTATACTTTCTGCGGTTCTTATAGGTAGACTATTTTATCTTCAAATTGTAAAAGGCGAGTATTATCTCAGCAACTATAAACTCCAGATTCGAAAAACAAGAGAGATTGCAGGTACACGTGGAAACATCTATGACAGAAATGGAAATTTACTTGCATATAATGAACTTGCATATTCTGTTACACTGGAGGATGATATTCCATCTGACGAGAATCGAAATACGACATTAAACCAGACATTGGAAAATGTGATTAATATTGTTGAAGCACATGGAGATTCTGTTATCAGTGATTTTGGAATTGTTTTAGATTCAGCCGGAAACTATCAATTCTCAAAGACAGATGAAACTTCAAGACTTCGCTTTATAGCAGATGTCTATGGCAAAACATATGTAGATGACTTGACTGAAAAACAAAAGAATGCAACACCGGATGATTTAATGCACTATCTATGTACAGATGATATTTATGGATATGGTATTGATGATACGAGTGAGGATAAGGCTCACATACTAAAATTGGTAAATTTGCGTTATGCAATCAATTTGAACAGTTTTCAGAAGTATATTCCAACTGTTCTTGCTTCAGACGTCAGTGATGAGACTGCAGCAGCAATCATGGAAAATCTGGATATGTTAGAAGGCGTCAATATAGAAGAAGAATCATTACGTCGATATACTGACAGCAAATATTTTGCATCTATTATTGGGTATACAGGAAAAATATCACAGGATGAATATGATTCTTTGGATAAAAAATCAAAAAAGAAATATTCATTATCTGACATTGTTGGTAAATCAGGATTGGAGCAGACACTTGACCAGACATTACAGGGCGCAAAAGGAAGTAAAATTTTTTACGTGGACAGTGTGGGAAAAGTAACCGACGTTGTAAGTTACAAAGAACCAGGTGCAGGAAATGACGTTTATTTGACAATAGATAAGGACTTGCAGGAAGAAACATATCAGCTGCTTGAAGAAAAAATAGCGGGTATTGTATTGTCAAAACTTCGTAATGTTATGAATTATGATCCTAGTACAGTAGACGATTCCAAAGAAATCATTATTCCGGTAGATGATGCCTATAATGCTTTTATTGCAAATGAAATCATTGATGAAGCTCATTTCTCAGCAGCTAATGCAGGACAGACAGAACAGGAAGTATATGCTGTGTTTGCAGCGAAAAAAACGTCTGCTATTGAAAGTATTATAAATGAATTAAATGGTGGAACAGCATATAAAGATCTTCCGGATGAAATGAAAGCATATGAAGATTATATAGAACAAGTACTGCGAGATAAGTCAGGCATTCTTGTCGCAGATTCAATTGATACATCAGATGAAACATATCAGGCATGGGCAAAACAGGAAACAATCACATTAAATCAATATTTGAACTATGCGATTTCAAAAAACTGGGTTGATAGTTCAAAGCTTAGTAACTATATTTCCTCTGAAAAATATTCAGATGCATCTGAGGTGTATCAGGCAATTTTAAGATATTTACAAGATTATTTGAGTTCAGATATAAATTTCGACAAACTTCTCTATAAATATCTTATAAAATCAAGTGGAATCAGCGGAGCGCAGATTTGTGCAATTGTATATGAACAGGGAGTACTTCCTATGGATGAAGCTGCTTACAATGGTTTGCGTTCAGGAACAGTTGATTCGTATTCTTGGTTGTATAGTAAAATTCAAAATCTGGAGATTACTCCGGGCCAGTTGGCTCTAGAACCATGTACAGGCTCTGCGGTGGTGAGCGATCCCAATACCGGTGAAGTCCTGGCATGTGTATCTTATCCGGGCTATGATAACAATCGTCTGGCTAACACAATGGATTCAGCTTATTACAATCAGCTGGTAACCGGACTTTCCAGACCATTTTATAATAATGCAACTCAGGAAAAAACAGCACCGGGATCTACTTATA
This Ruminococcus hominis DNA region includes the following protein-coding sequences:
- a CDS encoding penicillin-binding transpeptidase domain-containing protein, translating into MFKRFIKRIKEKGHQLVESRLFILILLFIILSAVLIGRLFYLQIVKGEYYLSNYKLQIRKTREIAGTRGNIYDRNGNLLAYNELAYSVTLEDDIPSDENRNTTLNQTLENVINIVEAHGDSVISDFGIVLDSAGNYQFSKTDETSRLRFIADVYGKTYVDDLTEKQKNATPDDLMHYLCTDDIYGYGIDDTSEDKAHILKLVNLRYAINLNSFQKYIPTVLASDVSDETAAAIMENLDMLEGVNIEEESLRRYTDSKYFASIIGYTGKISQDEYDSLDKKSKKKYSLSDIVGKSGLEQTLDQTLQGAKGSKIFYVDSVGKVTDVVSYKEPGAGNDVYLTIDKDLQEETYQLLEEKIAGIVLSKLRNVMNYDPSTVDDSKEIIIPVDDAYNAFIANEIIDEAHFSAANAGQTEQEVYAVFAAKKTSAIESIINELNGGTAYKDLPDEMKAYEDYIEQVLRDKSGILVADSIDTSDETYQAWAKQETITLNQYLNYAISKNWVDSSKLSNYISSEKYSDASEVYQAILRYLQDYLSSDINFDKLLYKYLIKSSGISGAQICAIVYEQGVLPMDEAAYNGLRSGTVDSYSWLYSKIQNLEITPGQLALEPCTGSAVVSDPNTGEVLACVSYPGYDNNRLANTMDSAYYNQLVTGLSRPFYNNATQEKTAPGSTYKMVSSIAGLTEGVITGSTYLNCSGIFDKVTPSPKCWAYPNAHGDLTIVDALKVSCNNFFYEVGYELGTDAEGNYDSDLGVEKLAKYAKEFGLGETSGLEIPESEPQISDQYAVQSAIGQGTNNYTVSQLNRYVATVANRGTVYKLTLIDKTTDSNGKIIKEYEPTVVNTMDEISSNSWDLVHQGMISMVQYDATFSGLDFSMAGKTGTAQQSTVHPDHALFVGFAPAEKPEIALAIRIANGYSSSYAAEIGRDIVRAKFNLTDKAELVTGHAAGLGTAIAGD
- the mreC gene encoding rod shape-determining protein MreC, with protein sequence MKKTKKNSHKNRYWLFGLALVCILLMVLSTFADKVRGPFKVMANVTVIPMQQGINHIGGWLGDMNDNFKTLKEVQTENKKLKEQVNDLITENNNLQEDKYELERLQALYKLDQNYAEYEKVGAHVIGKDSGNWFSTFTIDKGSKDGIEKNMNVIAGTGLVGIVTETGPTWSKVRAIIDDSSNVSAMVLSTSDRCIVEGDLSLMSDGKIRFEQMENNDNTINVGEQIVTSYISDKYLQGILIGYVSEVNVDSNNLTRSGYITPAVDFKNLQEVLVITTKKSSITENK
- the mreD gene encoding rod shape-determining protein MreD, translating into MKKNKIKRFIVMVVILFISYLLQCTVFQKLTLASIKPNLLLIITASIGFMRGPKEGMFLGFFSGLLIDIQFGTMLGFYALIYLIVGYINGMFQKMYYDDNIKLPLCLIAGSELFYGITVYLFMFMLRSEFNFLYYLNHIIIPELIYTIAVTIGLYPLILFINHKLEAEEKRSASKFV
- the radC gene encoding RadC family protein; the protein is MEKIKELNTEERPYEKCERFGAKHLTNIELLAVLLRTGTKGENSLQLAKKILYPDSFKGGILNIHRWSYEQLIHMKGIGRVKAIQILCLSELAKRLSKASAEEELNFNSPESIARYYMEDLRHEKQEHMKLLLLNTKTKLIGETIISKGTVNAAIISPRELFIEALQKGAVSIILLHNHPSGDPTPSKEDIIITKQIQEAGELLGVNLLDHIIIGNNCYVSMREKKLF
- a CDS encoding rod shape-determining protein → MAGNIYGLDLGTYEIKVYDERKDEIWKEKSAIATKNQTEIFAVGDEAYAMYEKAPQNIEVLFPMQGGVIARFCDMQNLLENLLRKRQFFGSEYVIAIPTDITEVEKRAFYDLVYHSSARAKSVSVVERGIADAIGCKIDVYQTGGVMILNMGGGTMELSVLAYGGIVMNRLLKFGGEQFDQEIINLVRRNRDFLIGRKTAEQLRRTFGIFSEDTKSKMQIAGRNLILGLPQRTDISIGLVRAALKEQMDDCVDAIQTMIQRIPPDVLRELKKNGIYLTGGMANLRGIAEYLEESVGVRVSTVDYPELCSMNGLREIIQDKKRYGRLTYSMLDKGYRWLE